From the genome of Plectropomus leopardus isolate mb chromosome 13, YSFRI_Pleo_2.0, whole genome shotgun sequence, one region includes:
- the ubash3ba gene encoding ubiquitin-associated and SH3 domain-containing protein B, which yields MAAKEELYAKVTPRRQRQTRPSTVKHGSTLDVLLTMGFPKTRALKALVSTGGKNVQAACDWLFSHVDDPFLDDPLPREYVLYLRPSGPLLQQLSHFWQQSRLSCGKNKAHNIFPHITLCQFFMCADGKVEALTDALQTTVAKWKGRIPMPLPLELYTSSTFIGLFVEEQMADVLKSFASDFATEAAAKADVHVEPHKKQLHVTLAYHFQASHLPILEKLAKTVDVSSGCDWLAVLFSRDIRFANHETLQVMYPYVPQNDDELELVPGDFIFMSPVEQSSASEGWVYGTSLGTGLSGLLPENYVNRADESDTWVVHGSHSMLTCASPSNSGSTMAGLLFDGQLNDSLLDSLMDSPGLTGLCPPMQVSRPTNQSSLSKMRLFVCRHGERMDVVFGKHWITQCFDSKGRYIRSNLNMPSSLPARSGGHRDYDKDCPITVFGSTQARLVGEALLESHTTIDFVYCSPSLRCVQTAQHILQGLQQEGKTKIRVEPGLFEWTKWVSGTCLPVWIPPAELAAANLSVDTTYRPHIPISKLAVSESYDTYISRSFQVTREILAEGKNLGNTVLIVAHASSLEACTRQIQGLSPQNSKDFVQVVRKIPYLGFCACEELGETGVWQLVDPPILPLTHGPNHSFNWREMLMQD from the exons CCTGAAAGCTCTGGTTTCGACAGGAGGGAAAAACGTGCAGGCGGCTTGTGACTG GCTCTTCTCTCACGTGGATGACCCGTTCTTGGATGACCCTCTGCCCAGAGAATATGTGTTATACCTGCGACCCAGTGGACCGCTGCTCCAGCAGCTCTCGCACTTCTGGCAGCAGTCTCGCCTCTCCTGTGGCAAGAACAAGGCACACAACATCTTCCCCCACATCACCCTCTGCCAATTCTTCATG TGTGCTGACGGGAAGGTGGAGGCTCTGACTGATGCTCTCCAGACCACTGTGGCCAAGTGGAAGGGTCGGATACCGATGCCTCTACCGCTGGAGCTCTATACCTCCTCAACCTTTATTGGCCTCTTTGTGGAGGAGCAGATGGCAGATGTGCTGAAGAGTTTCGCTTCGGATTTTGCGACTGAAGCAGCAGCTAAAGCAG ATGTTCATGTTGAGCCTCATAAGAAACAACTTCACGTCACTTTGGCGTACCACTTCCAAGCCAGTCACCTTCCAATTTTAGAGAAGTTGGCCAAAACGGTGGACGTGTCTTCAGGGTGTGACTGGTTGGCTGTGCTCTTTTCCCGGGACATTCGGTTCGCTAATCATGAG ACACTGCAAGTCATGTACCCGTATGTGCCTCAGAACGACGATGAGCTTGAGTTGGTGCCGGGAGACTTCATCTTCATGTCTCCGGTGGAGCAGAGCAGTGCCAGTGAGGGCTGGGTGTACGGCACCTCGCTGGGCACGGGGCTGTCGGGCCTGCTGCCTGAGAACTACGTCAACCGCGCTGATGAGTCTGACACCTGGGTCGTCCATGG GTCTCACTCTATGCTCACCTGTGCCTCTCCGTCGAACTCTGGCAGCACCATGGCTGGGTTATTGTTTGATGGACAGCTGAATGACAGTCTGCTTGACAGTCTCATGGATTCTCCTGGCCTCACTGGTCTCTGTCCTCCGATGCAG GTGTCAAGGCCAACCAATCAGTCCTCTTTGTCCAAGATGAGACTGTTTGTGTGTCGCCACGGGGAGAGGATGGATGTGGTATTTGGGAAACACTGGATCACTCAGTGCTTTGACTCCAAAG gCCGATACATTCGCTCTAATCTCAACATGCCATCCAGCCTGCCAGCTAGAAGCGGCGGTCACCGGGACTACGATAAAGATTGTCCAATTACTGTGTTTGGCTCCACTCAGGCTCGGCTTGTCG GTGAAGCCCTGCTGGAAAGCCACACAACAATAGACTTTGTTTACTGCTCTCCTTCTCTTCGCTGCGTCCAGACTGCTCAGCACATCCTGCAGG GTCTCCAGCAGGAGGGAAAGACAAAAATCCGCGTGGAGCCTGGATTGTTTGAATGGACCAAGTGGGTTTCAGGCACATGTTTACCCGTCTGGATCCCCCCAGCTGAGCTGGCTGCTGCTAACCTGAGCGTGGACACAACATACAG ACCTCATATTCCCATAAGCAAGTTGGCGGTGTCAGAGAGCTATGACACGTACATCAGCAGGAGCTTCCAAGTAACCAGAGAGATCCTGGCAGAGGGCAAAAACCTGG GAAACACGGTCCTGATTGTGGCCCATGCGTCCTCCCTGGAGGCCTGCACTCGCCAGATACAAGGCCTCAGCCCCCAAAACTCCAAGGACTTTGTCCAAGTTGTGCGAAAG ATCCCTTACTTGGGTTTTTGCGCTTGTGAAGAACTGGGAGAGACCGGGGTGTGGCAGCTGGTCGACCCACCCATCCTGCCTCTGACACATGGACCCAATCACAGTTTCAACTGGAGGGAAATGCTAATGCAAGACTGA